The proteins below are encoded in one region of Segatella copri:
- a CDS encoding calcium-translocating P-type ATPase, PMCA-type — protein sequence MDIDKNKRIGLTDEQVKQSREQHGKNVLTPPQRTSLWKLYLDKYRDPIIQILLVAAFVSLILAFIEKNFMETIGIFVAVFLATTVGFYFERDAAKKFNLLTALSEEQPVKVRRNGKVMEIPRHDVVVGDVVLVEVGDEVPADGELIVCNDLQINESTLTGEPVTEKSLEGGGDGAYPRNVILRSTMVMNGRGEFVVTAVGDATEIGKVAKKSTEQTSVETPLHMQLDKLAKMISKVGSVVSVAAFFIFLIHDILTNPAWGGKDYFYMAEIVLKYFMMAVTLIVMAVPEGLPMAITLSLALNMRRMLKSNNLVRKLHACETMGAVTVICTDKTGTLTQNKMQVSALELKQGDEALLDTAIALNSTAELNDGKPIGNPTESALLLWLDAQGKDYEELRKQVNVLKQLPFSTERKMMATLAEVDGETYLFVKGAPEIVMKKCIIEDRMQRQSVEELDEWQHKAMRTLAFAYKKIEASIMRTSRTSTAEVVALLDANDLQLQAIAAIADPIRPDVPAAVQECRHAGIEVKVVTGDTAATALEIGKQIGVFEDEPENIGADGSLTSLDQQMITGEQWEALSDEEAYERAKDIRVMSRARPTDKQRLVAMLQKRGEVVAVTGDGTNDAPALHYAHVGLSLGSGTSVAKEASDMTLLDDSFKSIANAVMWGRSLYRNLQRFLFFQLVVNVVALLLVLGGSVIGTEMPLTVTQILWVNLIMDTFAALALASLPPSHEVMKDKPRKASDFIINKSIGFGILFCGIVFFLVMFALLVYCERRGKGGVDVHELTMFFTTFVMIQFWNLFNAKALMSHHTAFRHFLKDKGMILVLVLVLVGQWIIVTFGGEMFRTTPLSLHEWLLIIGSTSVVLWAGELWRTFKRMIAKRR from the coding sequence ATGGACATAGACAAAAACAAAAGAATCGGTCTTACCGACGAACAAGTAAAACAGAGTAGGGAACAGCATGGCAAAAACGTGCTCACCCCTCCTCAACGTACTTCATTATGGAAACTGTATTTGGATAAATATCGCGACCCGATTATCCAGATACTTCTTGTGGCGGCTTTCGTATCTCTCATCCTTGCTTTTATCGAAAAGAATTTCATGGAGACCATCGGTATCTTCGTGGCAGTTTTCCTTGCTACTACCGTTGGCTTCTACTTTGAGCGCGATGCAGCCAAGAAGTTTAATCTGCTTACGGCGCTCAGCGAAGAGCAGCCGGTTAAGGTGCGTCGCAATGGTAAGGTGATGGAGATTCCACGCCACGATGTGGTGGTGGGAGATGTAGTGCTCGTGGAAGTGGGCGACGAGGTGCCTGCCGATGGCGAACTCATCGTCTGCAACGACCTGCAGATTAATGAATCTACCCTTACGGGCGAACCCGTTACCGAGAAATCTCTGGAAGGCGGTGGCGATGGAGCCTATCCTCGCAACGTCATCCTCCGTTCTACCATGGTGATGAATGGCAGGGGCGAGTTCGTGGTTACTGCCGTGGGCGATGCTACCGAGATTGGTAAGGTGGCGAAAAAATCTACCGAACAGACTTCGGTGGAGACACCGCTTCACATGCAGCTCGACAAGTTGGCTAAGATGATTTCCAAGGTAGGCTCTGTAGTATCTGTGGCAGCCTTCTTCATCTTCCTGATTCACGATATCCTCACCAACCCGGCATGGGGTGGCAAGGATTATTTCTATATGGCAGAAATCGTGCTGAAATACTTCATGATGGCTGTTACCCTGATTGTGATGGCGGTGCCGGAAGGATTGCCGATGGCGATTACCCTTTCTCTGGCGCTCAACATGCGAAGAATGCTGAAGTCGAACAATCTGGTGCGCAAGCTCCATGCCTGCGAAACCATGGGTGCCGTTACCGTGATCTGTACCGATAAAACCGGTACGCTTACCCAGAACAAGATGCAGGTGAGTGCCCTGGAACTCAAGCAGGGCGATGAGGCGCTGCTCGATACTGCCATTGCCCTCAACTCTACAGCCGAGTTGAATGACGGCAAACCTATCGGAAACCCTACCGAGTCGGCTCTCTTGCTCTGGCTCGATGCCCAGGGCAAGGATTATGAAGAACTCCGCAAGCAGGTGAATGTGCTCAAGCAGTTGCCTTTCTCTACCGAAAGAAAGATGATGGCAACCTTGGCAGAAGTTGATGGCGAGACCTATCTCTTCGTAAAGGGTGCGCCTGAAATCGTGATGAAGAAATGCATCATCGAAGATAGAATGCAGAGACAGTCAGTCGAAGAACTCGATGAGTGGCAGCATAAGGCTATGAGAACCCTGGCGTTCGCCTATAAGAAGATAGAAGCTTCTATCATGAGAACTTCCAGAACCTCTACTGCCGAAGTGGTAGCACTTCTCGATGCCAACGACCTTCAGTTGCAGGCCATTGCAGCCATTGCCGATCCTATCCGTCCGGATGTTCCTGCTGCTGTGCAGGAGTGCCGCCATGCGGGTATCGAGGTGAAGGTGGTTACGGGTGATACGGCTGCCACCGCCTTGGAGATAGGCAAGCAGATAGGTGTCTTCGAAGATGAACCTGAGAATATCGGAGCAGATGGCTCTCTGACCTCGCTCGACCAGCAGATGATTACGGGCGAACAGTGGGAGGCTCTTTCTGATGAAGAGGCTTACGAACGGGCAAAGGATATCCGTGTGATGAGCCGTGCCCGTCCTACCGATAAACAGCGACTGGTGGCCATGCTCCAGAAGCGTGGCGAGGTGGTTGCAGTAACAGGCGACGGTACCAACGACGCTCCGGCGCTTCACTATGCTCACGTGGGCTTGTCGCTGGGTTCGGGAACTTCCGTAGCTAAGGAGGCTTCGGATATGACCCTGCTCGATGATTCCTTCAAGTCTATCGCCAACGCCGTGATGTGGGGACGCTCGCTCTATCGCAACCTGCAGCGCTTCCTCTTCTTCCAGTTGGTAGTAAACGTGGTAGCCCTCCTGCTGGTGCTTGGCGGCTCAGTCATCGGAACCGAGATGCCTCTGACGGTTACTCAGATTCTCTGGGTGAACCTTATCATGGATACCTTCGCAGCCTTGGCACTTGCCTCATTGCCTCCATCTCACGAGGTGATGAAGGATAAACCACGCAAGGCATCCGATTTCATCATCAACAAGAGCATCGGTTTCGGCATTCTGTTCTGCGGCATCGTCTTCTTCCTCGTTATGTTTGCCCTGCTGGTTTACTGTGAGCGCAGAGGCAAGGGTGGAGTAGATGTGCATGAGCTGACCATGTTCTTCACCACCTTCGTGATGATTCAGTTCTGGAACCTCTTCAATGCCAAGGCGCTGATGAGCCATCATACTGCTTTCCGCCATTTCCTGAAGGATAAGGGAATGATTCTGGTGCTTGTACTGGTATTGGTGGGTCAGTGGATTATCGTAACCTTTGGTGGTGAAATGTTCCGCACCACACCATTGTCGCTCCACGAGTGGCTGCTCATCATCGGCTCAACCTCCGTTGTACTTTGGGCGGGCGAGCTGTGGAGAACTTTTAAGAGAATGATAGCAAAGAGAAGATAA
- a CDS encoding bifunctional riboflavin kinase/FAD synthetase, with the protein MNTIHYNDIVQLPPCVATIGFFDGVHRGHQFLIHHLVETARKEGLQSTVITFDAHPRKVLQADYQPEMLSTLDSKLLLLSKTEVDNAVVLHFDKAMAAMSAREFMQQVLHDHLNVRKLFIGYDHRFGHNREETFEDYVRYGREMGIEVIRNEAFQIDGINISSSVIRSFLKEGEVEMAARCLGFPYTLIGKVVNGYHEGRKLGFPTANLDISHFGQLIPAPGVYAVRVRLENTVVWKRGMMNVGNRPTFNGRQLTLETHIFNFDGDIYDQLLLVSFVKRIRGEQKFDSPEELAAQLKEDEQTVLDLFEKEAE; encoded by the coding sequence ATGAATACAATACATTATAATGATATCGTGCAGTTGCCGCCTTGTGTGGCAACCATCGGTTTCTTCGATGGGGTGCATCGGGGACATCAGTTCCTGATTCATCATCTCGTAGAGACGGCACGAAAGGAAGGCTTGCAATCCACCGTCATCACCTTCGATGCGCATCCCCGCAAGGTATTGCAGGCAGATTATCAGCCAGAGATGCTGAGCACACTCGACTCCAAGCTGCTGCTGCTTTCGAAGACGGAAGTGGATAATGCTGTGGTGCTGCATTTCGACAAGGCGATGGCTGCCATGTCGGCAAGAGAGTTTATGCAGCAGGTGCTCCACGACCATCTCAACGTAAGGAAACTCTTCATCGGCTACGACCATCGCTTCGGTCACAACCGCGAGGAGACTTTCGAAGATTACGTGCGCTACGGCAGGGAGATGGGCATCGAGGTAATCAGGAACGAAGCTTTCCAGATAGACGGCATCAATATCTCTTCTTCCGTCATCCGCTCTTTCCTGAAAGAGGGAGAAGTGGAGATGGCAGCCCGGTGCCTCGGTTTCCCTTATACCCTCATCGGAAAGGTGGTGAACGGATATCACGAAGGCAGAAAGCTCGGCTTCCCTACAGCCAATCTCGACATCTCTCACTTTGGACAGCTGATTCCTGCCCCTGGTGTCTATGCCGTAAGGGTAAGACTGGAGAATACGGTGGTATGGAAACGGGGAATGATGAATGTGGGCAATCGCCCAACCTTCAATGGCAGACAACTGACGCTAGAGACGCACATCTTCAATTTCGACGGGGATATTTATGACCAGCTCTTGCTCGTAAGCTTCGTGAAGCGAATAAGGGGCGAACAGAAGTTTGACAGTCCCGAGGAGTTGGCGGCGCAGCTGAAAGAGGATGAGCAGACCGTGCTGGATCTCTTTGAAAAGGAAGCGGAATGA
- a CDS encoding CPBP family intramembrane glutamic endopeptidase, giving the protein MAKINLKRGLTDIVLYLIIFIVVQIIVMYAGVGIWAGIKGEGYQATLLAISSGSNPILTALTSAFSNVITLVIFLKTKWTPLTRDYLLSKPWATLLWVALFALGTIIPLEFIYEQIGIEMDENTEQIFASLMKEPWGYVAIGILAPFAEEVVFRGAVLRTLLGLMSKKNHWVAIMISAAIFGLVHANVAQFVNALLLGLLLGWMYYRTKSLVPGILLHWVNNTMAYVLSNIMPQSDGKLIDLFHGDEKTMYYAIGFSLCIMIPSFIQLVIRLKKVKA; this is encoded by the coding sequence ATGGCAAAGATTAATTTAAAGAGAGGTTTGACGGATATCGTCCTCTACCTGATTATATTTATAGTAGTACAGATTATCGTGATGTATGCTGGCGTAGGAATCTGGGCGGGCATTAAGGGCGAAGGTTACCAGGCAACGCTCCTGGCTATCAGTTCGGGCAGCAATCCTATCCTGACGGCGCTTACCTCAGCGTTCAGCAACGTTATCACCCTCGTCATCTTCCTGAAGACGAAGTGGACACCGCTGACCCGCGATTATCTGCTTTCCAAGCCTTGGGCAACGCTTCTCTGGGTGGCATTGTTCGCCCTGGGAACCATCATTCCTCTGGAGTTCATATATGAGCAGATAGGCATCGAGATGGACGAGAATACCGAGCAGATATTCGCATCGCTCATGAAGGAGCCTTGGGGTTATGTGGCTATCGGCATTCTGGCGCCTTTTGCTGAGGAGGTTGTGTTCCGTGGAGCCGTTCTCCGCACCCTGCTGGGTCTTATGAGCAAGAAGAACCATTGGGTAGCCATCATGATTTCGGCTGCCATCTTCGGTCTGGTTCACGCCAACGTAGCGCAGTTTGTCAATGCCCTCCTGCTGGGCTTACTCCTGGGTTGGATGTATTATCGCACCAAGAGTCTTGTTCCGGGCATCCTGCTCCACTGGGTGAATAATACGATGGCGTATGTCCTGTCCAATATCATGCCTCAGAGCGATGGCAAGCTCATCGACCTCTTCCATGGCGATGAGAAAACCATGTATTATGCCATAGGCTTCTCTCTCTGCATCATGATTCCAAGCTTCATACAGCTGGTTATCAGATTAAAGAAGGTGAAGGCTTAA
- a CDS encoding pyruvate ferredoxin oxidoreductase produces the protein MDYKYINQLLDRYWKGETSLEEEEILRAFFSQDELPAELKPYQALFSYEMGEAKQEALGDDFDQKMMAMIEDEYTKKPNKAKVISLTERLKPLFKAAAVVAIILTLGNAAQVPFQSNDIDSVENVGYIKSGKGVSVAMGDSASVDSMQRTGIDQVSTPTTSPTLLK, from the coding sequence ATGGATTATAAGTACATCAACCAACTTTTGGATCGCTACTGGAAGGGCGAGACTTCTCTCGAAGAAGAGGAGATTCTCCGTGCATTCTTCAGCCAGGACGAGTTGCCTGCCGAGCTGAAGCCATACCAAGCGCTCTTCTCTTACGAGATGGGCGAGGCTAAGCAAGAGGCGCTGGGTGATGACTTCGACCAGAAGATGATGGCGATGATTGAAGATGAATATACCAAGAAGCCTAACAAGGCAAAGGTGATTTCTTTGACAGAGCGCCTGAAGCCTCTCTTCAAGGCTGCTGCCGTGGTAGCTATCATCCTGACATTGGGCAATGCTGCTCAGGTACCTTTCCAGAGCAATGACATTGATTCTGTTGAAAACGTAGGATACATCAAGAGTGGCAAGGGCGTGTCCGTAGCCATGGGAGATTCTGCTTCGGTTGATTCTATGCAACGCACAGGCATCGATCAGGTAAGCACTCCAACAACGTCTCCAACGTTATTAAAGTAG
- a CDS encoding RNA polymerase sigma factor, whose protein sequence is MKEISFQNDVLPLKNKLFRLALRITLNREEAEDVVQDTLIKVWNARDRWLELDSIEAYSLTIARNLSLDRIKKMENQNDSLEEQNTERLDENTSTPSERMIQKDKLDIVRNIIDELPEKQRSCLQLRDIEGKSYKEIADILCITEDQVKVNIFRARQTVKQRFQQFDRYGL, encoded by the coding sequence ATGAAAGAAATCAGTTTCCAGAACGATGTTTTGCCGCTGAAGAACAAACTCTTCAGGCTGGCCCTTCGCATTACTCTCAACCGGGAGGAAGCGGAAGACGTTGTGCAGGATACGCTGATTAAAGTCTGGAACGCCCGCGACAGATGGCTGGAGCTTGACTCCATCGAGGCATACAGCCTCACCATCGCTCGCAACCTCTCGCTCGACCGCATCAAGAAGATGGAAAATCAGAATGATTCGCTGGAAGAGCAGAATACAGAAAGGTTAGACGAAAACACTTCTACCCCCTCAGAAAGGATGATTCAGAAAGACAAACTGGACATCGTAAGGAATATTATCGACGAGTTGCCTGAAAAGCAGCGCAGCTGTCTGCAGCTTCGAGACATCGAAGGAAAGTCCTACAAGGAAATAGCAGACATCCTCTGCATCACGGAAGACCAAGTAAAGGTGAACATCTTCAGGGCTCGTCAAACAGTCAAACAAAGATTTCAACAATTCGACAGATATGGATTATAA
- the argB gene encoding acetylglutamate kinase — protein MEKVTVVKVGGAIVEDSEQLAQLLKDFAAIPGKKVLVHGGGRRATKVAAALGIESKMVNGRRITDADMLEVVTMVYGGLVNKNLVAKLQANGVNALGLTGADMDVIHSHKRPLKDGIDFGFVGDVERANGKMLQTLINEGITPVMAPLTHDGKGNILNTNADTIASETAKALAPYYDVTLIYSFEKKGVLSNPKDDDSVIPVITHADFERYKADGTVAGGMIPKLENALAAIDAGVKEVIITLATAIDGKHGTVIK, from the coding sequence ATGGAAAAAGTAACAGTAGTAAAGGTAGGCGGTGCCATCGTTGAAGACAGCGAGCAGCTGGCACAGCTCTTGAAGGATTTCGCAGCCATTCCTGGCAAGAAAGTATTGGTACATGGCGGTGGCCGCCGTGCCACTAAGGTAGCCGCAGCCCTCGGCATCGAGAGCAAGATGGTGAACGGCCGCCGCATCACTGATGCAGACATGCTGGAAGTGGTAACAATGGTTTATGGCGGTCTGGTCAACAAGAACCTGGTTGCCAAGCTCCAGGCTAACGGTGTGAATGCTCTCGGTCTGACCGGTGCTGATATGGACGTAATCCACAGTCACAAGCGTCCGTTGAAGGACGGTATCGACTTCGGATTCGTGGGCGATGTAGAGCGTGCCAACGGCAAGATGCTCCAGACCCTTATTAATGAAGGTATTACTCCAGTGATGGCTCCATTGACCCATGACGGCAAGGGCAACATCCTCAACACCAATGCCGACACCATAGCCAGCGAGACTGCCAAGGCTCTGGCTCCTTACTACGATGTGACATTGATATATAGTTTTGAAAAGAAAGGCGTGCTCAGTAATCCTAAGGATGACGACAGCGTGATTCCAGTGATTACCCATGCCGATTTTGAGAGATATAAAGCAGATGGTACCGTGGCAGGCGGCATGATTCCTAAGTTGGAGAATGCGCTTGCAGCCATCGATGCTGGTGTGAAAGAGGTGATTATCACCCTTGCTACCGCCATCGACGGAAAGCACGGAACGGTGATTAAGTGA
- the speA gene encoding biosynthetic arginine decarboxylase — translation MKKWTIEDSKELYNICGWGTSYFGINGKGDVYVTPCKDNTQIDLRDIMDELALRDINAPVLLRFPDILDNRIEKTASCFQKAKEEYGYKGENFVIYPIKVNQMQPVVEEIISHGKKFNLGLEAGSKPELHAVIAVQAQSDSLIICNGYKDESYIELALLAQKMGKRIFIVVEKLNELDIIEKVAKKLNVKPNIGIRIKLASSGSGKWAESGGDASKFGLTSAELLTALKKIDEMGFHDYLRLIHFHIGSQITKIRRIQTALREAAQFYISLHKMGYNVDFVDCGGGLGVDYDGTRSSSSESSVNYSIQEYVNDCVYTFVDAANKNNIEHPNLITESGRSLSAHHSVLVIDVLETASLPEMPEEFEAKETDHQLVKDLYEIWDNLNPRNMLEDWHDAEQIREEALQLFSHGIVDLKTRAEIEAMYWSVCHEINNLAKHMKHVPEELRGLDKILADKYFCNFSLFQSLPDSWAIDQLFPIMPIQRLNERPTRNATLQDITCDSDGKIANFVTDGHIGNVLPLHPLKKNEPYYLGVFLVGAYQEILGDMHNLFGDTNAAHISVKDGKYSIDQIFDGETVEEVLDYVQYNPKKLVRQLEQWVTKSVKEGKISLDEGKEFLGTYRNGLFGYTYLQ, via the coding sequence ATGAAGAAATGGACTATTGAAGACTCGAAGGAGCTCTACAACATCTGTGGTTGGGGTACTTCTTACTTTGGCATCAACGGCAAGGGTGATGTCTATGTAACTCCATGCAAGGACAACACGCAGATAGACCTGCGCGACATCATGGACGAGTTGGCATTACGCGACATCAACGCTCCCGTACTGCTCCGTTTCCCAGACATCCTCGACAACCGCATCGAGAAAACAGCCAGCTGTTTTCAAAAGGCAAAGGAAGAGTATGGATACAAGGGAGAAAACTTTGTCATCTATCCTATTAAGGTGAACCAGATGCAGCCGGTCGTTGAGGAGATTATCTCTCACGGCAAGAAGTTCAACCTCGGACTGGAGGCTGGCTCTAAGCCTGAACTCCACGCCGTCATCGCCGTACAGGCACAGAGCGACTCGCTCATCATCTGTAACGGCTACAAGGACGAGAGCTACATCGAACTTGCCTTGCTGGCTCAGAAGATGGGCAAGCGCATCTTTATCGTAGTAGAAAAGCTCAATGAGCTGGATATCATCGAAAAGGTAGCCAAAAAACTCAACGTAAAGCCAAACATCGGTATCCGCATCAAACTGGCTTCTTCAGGCTCAGGCAAATGGGCTGAAAGCGGCGGCGATGCATCTAAGTTCGGCTTGACCAGCGCAGAACTGCTCACAGCCCTCAAGAAGATAGACGAGATGGGGTTCCACGACTATCTGCGCCTTATCCACTTCCATATCGGAAGTCAGATTACCAAGATTCGCCGCATTCAGACTGCTCTCCGTGAGGCAGCCCAATTCTATATTAGCCTCCACAAGATGGGCTACAATGTAGATTTCGTAGATTGCGGTGGCGGACTCGGTGTAGATTACGACGGCACCCGCTCTTCAAGCAGCGAGAGTTCCGTAAACTACTCTATCCAGGAGTATGTGAACGACTGTGTCTATACATTCGTAGATGCAGCCAATAAGAACAATATCGAGCACCCTAACCTCATCACCGAGAGCGGCCGTTCGCTCTCTGCCCATCACTCAGTCTTGGTTATCGATGTCTTGGAGACAGCTTCCCTGCCAGAAATGCCAGAGGAGTTTGAGGCGAAGGAGACTGACCACCAGCTGGTGAAGGATCTTTATGAAATATGGGACAACCTGAATCCTCGCAACATGCTGGAAGACTGGCATGATGCCGAGCAGATTCGCGAAGAGGCATTGCAGCTTTTCTCTCACGGCATCGTAGATCTGAAGACCCGTGCAGAGATTGAGGCAATGTACTGGAGCGTGTGCCACGAGATCAACAATCTTGCCAAGCACATGAAGCATGTACCAGAAGAACTCAGAGGATTGGATAAGATTCTTGCCGACAAGTATTTCTGCAACTTCTCTCTGTTCCAGAGCCTGCCAGACAGTTGGGCTATCGACCAGCTCTTCCCTATCATGCCTATCCAGCGCCTGAACGAGCGTCCTACCCGCAACGCTACCTTGCAGGACATCACCTGCGACAGCGATGGAAAGATTGCCAACTTCGTTACCGACGGACATATCGGCAACGTTCTTCCTCTTCATCCATTGAAGAAGAACGAACCATATTATCTCGGTGTATTCCTCGTTGGTGCCTATCAGGAGATTCTGGGCGACATGCACAATCTCTTCGGCGACACCAATGCTGCCCACATCTCTGTAAAGGACGGCAAATATAGCATCGACCAGATATTCGATGGCGAGACCGTAGAGGAGGTATTGGATTACGTACAGTACAATCCGAAGAAACTCGTCCGCCAGTTGGAGCAGTGGGTAACCAAGAGTGTGAAGGAAGGTAAGATTTCGCTCGATGAGGGCAAGGAATTCCTGGGCACCTATAGAAATGGTCTCTTCGGATACACATATCTTCAGTAA
- a CDS encoding shikimate kinase translates to MKSIIIIGYMGAGKTTVGKALAKDLGVMFYDLDWYIESRMRKTVKQIFDEVGEEGFRKIEHNMLHEVAEFENVVVSCGGGTPCFFDNMDYMNQLGETFYLKASPETLHAHLKMGKGVRPLLLNKTPEEVDEFIHEQLKLREPYYEKAKHIIDINVMDNYDKINAIVQQIRDLLNI, encoded by the coding sequence ATGAAGTCAATCATCATCATAGGATACATGGGCGCCGGCAAGACAACGGTCGGCAAAGCCCTCGCCAAAGACCTTGGCGTTATGTTCTACGATCTCGACTGGTATATCGAGAGCCGAATGCGCAAAACCGTTAAACAGATCTTCGATGAAGTTGGAGAAGAGGGATTTCGCAAGATAGAGCACAATATGCTACACGAAGTGGCAGAGTTTGAAAATGTAGTGGTAAGTTGCGGAGGAGGAACACCATGTTTCTTCGACAATATGGACTACATGAACCAACTTGGCGAAACGTTTTACCTGAAGGCATCTCCAGAGACCCTTCACGCTCATCTGAAGATGGGCAAAGGCGTGCGCCCTCTGCTGCTCAACAAAACACCGGAAGAGGTAGACGAGTTTATCCATGAGCAGCTGAAACTTCGAGAGCCTTACTACGAGAAGGCAAAACACATCATCGATATCAACGTGATGGACAATTATGATAAAATCAACGCTATTGTTCAACAGATCAGAGACCTGCTGAACATATAG